Proteins encoded within one genomic window of Panicum virgatum strain AP13 chromosome 1N, P.virgatum_v5, whole genome shotgun sequence:
- the LOC120656059 gene encoding NAC domain-containing protein 104-like, producing the protein MGGATNLPPGFHFFPSDEDLVIHFLRRKAANLPCRPDIIPTVLLQHYNPWELNGTALQAGNQWYFFSHAAQSRISPNGYWNPIGADETVTSRGCVVGLKKTLIFCTGEPSKGFKTNWIMHEYHLQQDGGYNVSGSSISSGSSSSRKSQRKRVHSSTESNNWVICRVFESSCGSQVSFHDEGTELSCLDEVFLSLDDYDEVSLPNN; encoded by the exons ATGGGAGGAGCTACAAACCTACCTCCAGGTTTCCACTTCTTCCCCTCAGATGAAGATCTTGTCATCCATTTCCTCCGTCGCAAAGCGGCCAACCTCCCCTGCCGCCCTGACATCATCCCAACAGTTCTTCTGCAACACTACAACCCGTGGGAACTGAATG GCACCGCGCTGCAAGCTGGAAACCAGTGGTATTTCTTCAGCCATGCAGCACAAAGCAGGATCTCACCGAATGGGTACTGGAACCCTATTGGTGCTGATGAAACAGTGACAAGCAGGGGCTGTGTTGTTGGCCTGAAGAAGACGCTCATCTTCTGCACCGGCGAGCCTTCCAAGGGTTTCAAAACTAACTGGATCATGCATGAGTACCACCTTCAACAAGATGGAGGGTATAATGTCAGCGGCAGCAGCATCTCAAGCGGCTCGAGCTCCAGCAGGAAATCCCAGAGGAAGAGAGTTCACTCAAGCACG GAGTCCAACAACTGGGTGATATGCAGAGTGTTCGAGTCGAGTTGTGGTTCGCAAGTGAGCTTCCATGACGAGGGCACGGAGCTTTCATGCTTAGATGAGGTGTTTTTGTCGCTAGATGACTATGATGAAGTGAGTCTGCCAAATAATTAG